A genomic window from Pseudoalteromonas piratica includes:
- a CDS encoding efflux RND transporter permease subunit, which produces MFAHFFIKRPVFASVISLVIILTGLVSLFTLPIDQYPDIAPPSVKVSASYSGATASTASESVAVPLEQELNGTPNMLYMESKATNSGSSNITLTFEVGTDPDLASVDVQNTASQAGSNLPVDVQTEGVTVSTESSVELLKLALTSDNERYDEIYLSNYATINVQQALKRIPGVGRVRNTGSRSYSMRVWLRPDVMAGYGLTVNDVTSAIKEQNKEAAAGELGAQPMNEKVKLTFSVTAQGRFNKVEDFKNIMVRVNPDGSMIRLRDVARIELGSSAYTLQSKLNNQNATILQVYMLPGSNALEVTENVKKVMTNLAQNFPEGVKWQVFYDASEFIKLSIDEVINTLIQALILVILVVYLFLQNWRTTLIPALAVPVSIIGTFIALAAFGFTINTVSLLAMVLAIGIVVDDAIVVVENVERLINENDLSPFEATKQAMTELSGALVATSLVLAAVFVPVSFLAGITGIMYREFAISITVAVLISTLVALTLSPALCAIFLKKSSGQTNTLFNWFNHHLDRLSERYTWLVKLTCTNAKRGYLFFTLIVIVCVITFRALPVSFMPQEDQGRFFVDIQLPDAATVTRTDAVITQANEIVLAHPAVAYSFSLAGENRRSGSAQANGQLEVVLKNWAERSELGYSVEMVANEIEAQLQQIASAEFNVFQPSAIAGLGSGSGVEFALQDRSGANWTGLIETQRKLLAALSERAEIEKASTSLKGEIPQLFLAVDREKAKALEVPIADVYSTMKVLTGSSTVNDFNLFGRVYRVKVQAEQDFRERPDDLNEFYVRSSNGAMVPLNVLAELELTTGPSAINRYNMFTSTNINVTPAEGYSSGDVIKVIEQVSADILGPGMGYEWTGLTFQEIRSAGQLSIAIMLAIGFVYLFLAALYENWALPLAVLLISPVAMFGASLFVLLTGVENNLFFQVAFIALIGLAAKNSILIVEVANQLYREGASAFDAALEAARSRFRPILMTAVSFILGVLPLVIATGPGAVSRQSISIPILGGMVLATTLGIILVPLFFITISRFVGSKVPQKKSIVSEGVTNE; this is translated from the coding sequence ATGTTCGCTCATTTCTTTATTAAGCGCCCGGTATTTGCCAGCGTTATTTCATTGGTAATTATCCTAACGGGGTTAGTATCACTGTTTACGTTACCGATTGATCAATATCCTGATATAGCGCCTCCATCTGTAAAAGTTTCCGCGTCTTACTCTGGCGCAACAGCCAGTACTGCCTCGGAATCGGTTGCTGTGCCACTTGAGCAAGAGCTTAATGGCACACCGAATATGTTATACATGGAATCAAAAGCGACAAATTCAGGTAGCAGTAATATCACTCTGACCTTTGAAGTTGGCACCGATCCGGATTTAGCTTCGGTGGATGTTCAAAATACGGCGTCGCAAGCGGGTAGTAATTTACCTGTTGATGTCCAAACCGAAGGGGTAACAGTATCAACAGAAAGTTCGGTAGAGTTATTAAAGTTAGCACTGACTTCAGATAACGAACGCTACGATGAAATCTATTTAAGTAACTACGCAACGATTAATGTGCAACAAGCATTAAAGCGCATCCCGGGAGTTGGCCGTGTGCGCAATACTGGGTCGCGTAGTTATTCAATGCGTGTGTGGTTACGTCCTGATGTGATGGCGGGTTATGGCCTGACCGTTAATGATGTTACCAGTGCGATTAAAGAACAAAATAAAGAGGCTGCAGCCGGTGAGCTTGGTGCGCAACCAATGAATGAAAAAGTAAAACTTACTTTTTCAGTAACAGCACAAGGGCGTTTTAATAAAGTCGAAGACTTCAAAAATATTATGGTGCGGGTAAACCCCGATGGTTCAATGATCCGCTTACGTGATGTAGCGCGCATTGAGTTGGGGTCTTCTGCCTACACTTTGCAATCTAAGTTAAATAATCAAAATGCCACAATTTTACAGGTGTATATGCTGCCAGGCTCAAATGCCTTAGAAGTCACAGAAAATGTAAAGAAGGTGATGACTAATTTAGCGCAAAACTTTCCTGAAGGGGTCAAGTGGCAAGTTTTTTATGATGCATCAGAATTTATTAAGCTATCCATTGATGAAGTAATCAATACTCTGATACAAGCGCTTATTTTAGTTATTTTAGTGGTGTATTTATTTTTACAAAACTGGCGCACAACACTTATTCCTGCTTTGGCTGTGCCAGTCTCCATTATTGGCACCTTTATCGCCTTAGCGGCATTTGGCTTTACTATCAACACAGTAAGCTTACTTGCCATGGTGTTGGCGATCGGTATTGTGGTTGATGATGCGATTGTTGTGGTGGAAAATGTTGAGCGTTTAATTAACGAGAATGACCTGTCACCATTTGAAGCAACTAAACAAGCAATGACTGAACTGTCAGGGGCATTGGTTGCCACTTCATTAGTACTTGCTGCGGTATTTGTACCTGTATCCTTTTTAGCAGGTATTACCGGCATTATGTATCGCGAGTTTGCAATTTCTATCACCGTGGCAGTACTTATTTCAACGCTTGTTGCGCTGACGTTAAGTCCTGCATTGTGTGCCATATTCCTAAAAAAATCTTCAGGACAAACAAATACTTTATTTAACTGGTTTAACCATCATTTGGACCGTTTGAGTGAGCGCTACACCTGGCTTGTGAAGCTCACTTGTACCAATGCAAAACGCGGATACCTATTCTTTACACTTATTGTGATTGTGTGCGTTATTACATTTAGAGCGCTGCCAGTAAGCTTTATGCCACAAGAAGACCAAGGTCGCTTTTTTGTTGATATACAATTACCAGATGCGGCAACAGTAACGCGAACCGATGCGGTTATCACGCAAGCCAATGAGATTGTGCTGGCGCACCCTGCGGTAGCGTATTCCTTCTCATTGGCGGGTGAAAATCGCCGCTCTGGCAGTGCGCAAGCTAACGGCCAACTTGAAGTAGTACTAAAAAACTGGGCAGAGCGCAGCGAGTTAGGTTATTCAGTTGAAATGGTTGCAAATGAAATCGAGGCGCAATTACAGCAGATCGCCAGTGCTGAGTTTAATGTGTTTCAACCGTCCGCGATTGCAGGCTTAGGCAGTGGCTCAGGTGTTGAGTTTGCGCTGCAAGATCGCAGTGGTGCGAATTGGACTGGGTTAATTGAAACGCAGCGTAAATTATTAGCAGCGCTAAGTGAGCGTGCTGAAATAGAAAAAGCATCAACATCATTAAAAGGGGAAATCCCTCAACTATTTTTAGCCGTTGATCGTGAAAAAGCGAAAGCGTTAGAAGTACCGATTGCCGATGTGTATAGCACGATGAAAGTGTTAACGGGTTCATCTACGGTCAATGATTTTAATTTATTTGGTCGTGTGTATCGCGTAAAAGTTCAAGCTGAGCAAGACTTTCGTGAAAGACCTGATGATCTCAATGAGTTTTATGTACGCAGTAGTAATGGAGCCATGGTGCCACTCAATGTGCTCGCTGAACTAGAACTGACAACAGGGCCTTCAGCAATTAATCGCTATAACATGTTTACCAGTACTAATATTAATGTCACCCCTGCTGAGGGCTATTCGTCAGGCGATGTGATTAAAGTGATTGAGCAAGTGAGTGCGGATATTTTAGGTCCAGGTATGGGGTATGAGTGGACAGGACTGACATTTCAAGAAATCCGTTCTGCTGGTCAGCTTAGTATTGCGATTATGTTAGCAATTGGCTTTGTGTATTTATTTTTAGCGGCGCTTTATGAAAATTGGGCTTTACCACTAGCGGTATTATTGATTAGCCCTGTTGCTATGTTTGGAGCCAGCTTATTTGTATTGTTAACCGGCGTTGAAAACAACTTGTTTTTCCAAGTCGCTTTTATAGCGCTGATAGGACTTGCAGCAAAGAACTCCATTTTAATCGTTGAAGTAGCAAATCAATTATACCGCGAAGGTGCATCTGCATTTGATGCCGCACTTGAAGCTGCACGCTCACGCTTTCGCCCTATCTTAATGACGGCTGTGTCATTTATTTTAGGGGTGTTGCCACTCGTTATTGCAACCGGTCCAGGTGCTGTAAGTCGTCAATCTATTTCGATTCCTATCTTAGGCGGGATGGTGCTAGCAACCACATTAGGAATTATTTTGGTACCGCTATTTTTTATTACAATTAGCCGTTTTGTTGGCAGTAAAGTGCCTCAAAAAAAGAGCATTGTAAGCGAGGGGGTGACTAATGAATAA
- a CDS encoding efflux RND transporter periplasmic adaptor subunit — MLRPTFATHYFVVLILLGTLLGCKKELQVAEPETVYYQQVEKKSVPIYGNYIARTDASLDVEVRARVTGYVERVAFIEGSWVNEGDELYRIDDKPYIAKVNRATAALEKNKAALEKAKRDVARLEPLYRQDAASQLDFDNALSAKEQAQASVLASQAELEEAELDLSYTRIVAPISGMVSSSEADLGALVGSGGISLLTTIKQINPIYVHFNMSTLDYLNARRRMTSVLEQMDAEQKGKALEGFVRITLPDDSEYKYWGDVSFTDPKVNPQTGTFKVRAVLPNPDSELLPGQHTKARIKLSEFANAVVIPEESTQVEQGGVYVMVVMPNNKVERRFVIIEHYGEEGLVIGSGLSAGEKIIVEGLHRARHGQLVNPVAINEKPQSASQQSNKGDE; from the coding sequence ATGTTGCGACCAACATTTGCCACTCACTATTTTGTTGTATTAATACTTTTAGGCACACTTTTAGGCTGTAAAAAGGAGCTTCAAGTTGCAGAGCCTGAGACGGTTTATTACCAACAGGTTGAGAAAAAAAGTGTGCCCATTTATGGCAATTACATTGCTCGCACAGATGCATCGCTTGATGTAGAAGTGCGTGCCCGTGTTACGGGTTATGTTGAGCGTGTCGCATTTATTGAAGGTAGTTGGGTCAATGAAGGGGATGAGTTATATCGCATTGATGACAAACCTTACATCGCTAAAGTTAATCGCGCGACAGCAGCGCTTGAAAAAAATAAAGCAGCGTTGGAAAAAGCGAAACGTGATGTTGCCAGGCTCGAACCTCTGTATCGTCAAGATGCAGCCAGTCAACTTGATTTTGACAATGCTTTGTCGGCCAAAGAGCAAGCACAGGCATCGGTGCTTGCCAGTCAGGCAGAACTCGAAGAGGCGGAACTCGATTTAAGTTATACCAGAATTGTTGCACCGATTAGTGGCATGGTGAGTAGCTCTGAAGCTGATTTAGGTGCACTTGTTGGCAGTGGCGGGATTTCTCTATTAACGACAATTAAACAAATCAATCCAATCTATGTTCATTTTAATATGTCGACTTTGGACTATTTAAATGCACGTCGTCGTATGACCTCTGTACTTGAACAAATGGACGCGGAGCAAAAAGGTAAAGCGCTTGAAGGCTTTGTACGCATTACATTGCCAGATGATAGCGAGTATAAATATTGGGGTGATGTTAGCTTTACCGATCCCAAAGTCAATCCGCAAACGGGTACATTTAAAGTGCGTGCAGTACTGCCTAATCCAGACAGTGAATTGTTGCCTGGGCAACATACTAAAGCCCGCATTAAACTAAGTGAGTTCGCTAACGCCGTTGTTATTCCCGAAGAAAGTACACAGGTTGAGCAAGGCGGAGTTTATGTGATGGTGGTGATGCCAAACAATAAGGTTGAGCGCCGCTTTGTAATTATTGAGCATTATGGTGAAGAAGGATTAGTGATTGGTTCGGGCTTAAGTGCAGGAGAAAAAATAATTGTTGAAGGGTTGCATCGTGCCCGTCATGGACAGCTAGTAAATCCGGTAGCAATTAACGAAAAACCGCAGTCGGCAAGCCAACAAAGCAATAAAGGAGATGAGTAA
- the mutM gene encoding bifunctional DNA-formamidopyrimidine glycosylase/DNA-(apurinic or apyrimidinic site) lyase, with product MPELPEVEVSRLGISPHMLKQTVKQVRVHQKQLRWPVPDDVYQLEGKVINEISRRAKYLMISVDSGSVILHLGMSGNLRVVDNSVPLKKHDHVEIELENGKVLRLNDPRRFGACLWQASGEVHTSLLKLGPEPLTDDFDADYLYEKSRQKQTAIKQFLMDNNVVVGVGNIYANESLFKAGIHPKRAAGKIAKKRYHELVPIIKQTLADAIEQGGTTLKDFAQTDGKPGYFAQKLLVYGRKGEPCVNCKEPLMEIRQGQRSTVYCKNCQK from the coding sequence ATGCCTGAATTACCAGAAGTTGAAGTGAGCCGTTTGGGCATTAGCCCACACATGCTTAAGCAAACAGTGAAGCAAGTGCGCGTGCATCAAAAACAATTACGCTGGCCTGTTCCCGATGATGTTTATCAACTCGAAGGAAAAGTAATTAATGAGATTAGCCGTCGTGCAAAATACTTAATGATTAGTGTTGATAGCGGAAGCGTTATTTTGCACTTAGGCATGTCGGGTAACCTTCGTGTGGTCGATAATTCTGTGCCATTAAAAAAGCATGATCACGTCGAAATAGAGCTCGAAAATGGCAAAGTGCTTCGTTTAAATGATCCGCGTCGCTTTGGAGCCTGTTTGTGGCAAGCTTCAGGAGAGGTTCACACAAGTTTGTTAAAATTGGGTCCTGAGCCGCTCACTGACGACTTTGATGCTGATTATCTCTATGAAAAATCGCGTCAAAAGCAAACTGCGATAAAACAGTTTTTGATGGACAACAATGTGGTAGTTGGCGTGGGTAATATTTACGCTAATGAATCGTTATTTAAAGCGGGTATTCATCCTAAACGCGCGGCAGGAAAAATCGCGAAAAAGCGTTATCATGAGTTGGTACCAATCATTAAGCAGACCTTAGCTGATGCCATTGAACAAGGGGGAACAACCCTTAAAGATTTTGCGCAAACAGATGGCAAGCCAGGTTATTTTGCTCAGAAGTTACTGGTGTATGGTCGCAAAGGCGAACCTTGTGTTAATTGCAAAGAACCACTAATGGAAATTCGCCAAGGTCAACGTAGTACGGTGTATTGTAAGAATTGCCAAAAATAA
- a CDS encoding manganese-dependent inorganic pyrophosphatase, with translation MAMYVVGHKIPDSDSICGAIALAYLKNQIGEAAIATRLGDVSPETQFILDTFGFEAPELKMSYAGEEVYIVDHTEKTQAPDDIDEATVVGVVDHHKLGDLTTSTPLECWIRPVGCSNTIIKMMYDFYGVEIPKNIAGLMLGAILSDTVIFKSPTCTTADIKCVEVLAEIAGIEDYKAFGMEMFKVKSAVEGTPARDLVMRDFKDFNMNGNLVGIGQLEVIDLAVFDDIKADLEADIAKLKEEGGRHSVFLLLTDIMKEGSQMLIASDDESIVERAYGVAPEQSRVWLDGVLSRKKQVVPPLQDAFA, from the coding sequence ATGGCAATGTATGTAGTGGGTCACAAGATCCCTGATTCAGATTCGATTTGTGGTGCAATTGCACTTGCATATTTAAAAAACCAAATTGGTGAAGCAGCAATCGCAACACGTTTAGGCGATGTATCACCTGAAACACAGTTCATTCTAGACACATTTGGTTTTGAAGCACCTGAGCTTAAAATGAGCTACGCAGGTGAAGAGGTTTACATTGTAGACCACACAGAAAAAACACAAGCACCAGATGATATTGATGAAGCAACGGTTGTGGGTGTTGTTGACCACCACAAACTGGGCGATTTAACAACCTCTACACCACTTGAGTGTTGGATCCGTCCTGTAGGTTGTTCAAACACCATCATTAAGATGATGTATGACTTCTACGGCGTTGAGATTCCAAAGAACATTGCTGGCCTAATGTTAGGTGCAATCCTATCTGACACAGTAATCTTCAAGTCACCAACTTGTACAACGGCTGATATCAAGTGTGTTGAAGTACTTGCAGAAATCGCAGGCATCGAAGACTACAAAGCATTCGGCATGGAAATGTTTAAAGTGAAATCAGCGGTTGAAGGCACACCAGCCCGCGACTTAGTAATGCGTGATTTTAAAGACTTCAATATGAACGGTAACCTTGTAGGTATCGGTCAGTTAGAAGTTATCGACTTAGCGGTATTTGACGACATCAAAGCTGATCTTGAAGCAGATATTGCAAAGCTGAAAGAAGAAGGCGGTCGTCACTCTGTGTTCTTACTGCTTACAGACATTATGAAAGAAGGTTCACAAATGCTTATCGCGTCTGATGACGAAAGCATTGTTGAGCGTGCTTACGGTGTTGCACCTGAGCAAAGCCGCGTATGGCTCGATGGCGTACTAAGCCGTAAGAAGCAAGTAGTACCACCACTACAAGATGCATTTGCATAA